TGCGAAGTCCTGATGCGCATACTTTATTAATGGTTTCCGTTTTCACTTCCCAAGGCAATCCAGCATGACGGGCTGCCTGGCGGGACGGTATTTGGCCTTGTCCTGCTTGAAGCACATTCCCCATGATGACCTCGTCTACTTGGCTGCCTACAATCCCTGCCCGAACAAGTGCCTCTTTGATTGCTAATCCACCAAGTTGTGATGCCGTCAAACTGCTAAGGCCACCGCCAAATTTACCAAAAGGTGTTCTCACACCGCTAATAATCACTGTTTTCGCCATCATTATTTCCCCCTATAAGTAACATTGATTGAACGCTCGCTCAATTTGGAGTTAAAAAAATAGTGTTGTAAGCGCTTAATAATATATTATATTACACATTTTTCTCAAAAATGAAAATATTTAGTTTATAAATATTTGAAAATATTGCCTGCTTCCATTTGATCCAACCCATTTGGAAGAAGCAGGCAATTCCATTATAAATTAAGAGGCAATCGATTTATTTTCACCAATGACCGCTTTTTCTAGTAGTTCAGCTACATCATACGTTTTAACATTTTCCTCAACTTCTTTTGCTTTCGTCCCATCAGATAGCATGGTCAGGCAATAAGGACACCCTGAACTGATCACTGTTGGACTGACGGCTAGCGCTTGTTCGGTACGGGCCACATTAATGCGGTTTCCTGTTTCCTCTTCCATCCACATCAAGCCGCCTCCAGCTCCACAGCACATACCCTTCTCTCGGTTACGCTCCATCTCAATAAGTTTCACACCATCAATGGATTGCAAGATTTCACGCGGCGGGCTGTAAACTTCATTGTACCTTCCCAAGTAACAGGAATCGTGAAATGTAATCGTCTCATTCACCGGGTACTGAGGCACCAACCTGCCTTCACTGACAAGTTTGGCTAACAGTTCAGTATGGTGATACACTTCCGCTTCCAAGCCAAAATCCGGATATTCATTCTTAAAGATATTGTATGCATGCGGATCGATCGTCACGATTTTCTTAATTTCATTCTTCTGGAACTCTTCTATATTTTTCATTGCAAGCTCCTGAAAGACAAACTCATTACCCAATCGACGGGGAGTATCCCCTGAGTTTTTCTCCTTATTTCCGAGAATTGCAAATTTGATGCCCGCTTCATTCAATAATTTAGCAAAGGAAAGGGCAATCTTCTGGCTACGGTTATCGTACGATCCCATTGAACCTACCCAGAATAAATACTCGAATTCTTCGTCTGCCTTTTTTAATTCCTTTACGGTAGGGACACTGACATCTTCCCGAAGGCTTCGCCAATCTTCCCTCTCTTTACGGTTCAGTCCCCACGGGTTTCCTTGACGCTCAATATTCGTCATGGCACGTTGCGCATCAGGATCAAGTCTGCCCTCTGTCAACACTAGATAACGGCGCATATCGATGATTTTGTCGACATGTTCATTCATTACCGGGCATTGATCTTCACAATTCCGGCATGTGGTACAAGCCCAAAGTTCTTCTTCCGTAATGACTTCGCCAATCAGGCTCGGACTGTAAGCCTCGGTTGCTGCAGCAGATTCCTGCGCCCCCTGCGCGGCACCAGCCAAAGCTATCTTATTTCCCTTCGTATTTCCAAAAACAAAAGATGGCACCCATGGCTGCTTCGTTGTAACGGCAGCGCCTGTATTTGTTAAATGGTCACGCATCTTGATTATGATATCCATCGGTGACAGCATTTTACCGGTACCTGTAGCCGGGCACATATTCGTACAGCGCCCGCACTCCACACAGGCATAGAGGTCCACCATTTGGTACTGCGTCAAATCTTCGATATATTTGGCACCGTAATATTGATTGCCTTCTTTGTCGAAAACCTCTTCTTCCAAATCAACCGGTTTCAATTTCCCCGGATTGTCCAGTCGATTCAGGAATACATTTATCGGACCGGCAATCAAGTGAGCATGCTTAGATTGCGGGATATAAACAAGGAAAGATAATATGATCAGTAAATGCAGCCACCAAGCTACATAAAAAACGACTGTCGCCGCTGTTGTCCCCATCCAGCCGAATAGGAAAGCGATGCTTGATGCGACAGGCTCTGACCAAGTCGCATCGTGTCCATGCCAGATCATCCCCATTCCATTCCCCAGTAATACGGTGATCATGATACCGGTGATGAAGATGACAACCAAACCTGCTTTGAAATCCCTTTTCAAGCGAACGAGCTTTTCGACATAACGGCGGTATGCCGCCCATAGAATTGCAACAAGAACGGTAAGCGTCACAATCTCCTGGAAGAAAGTAAAGGCCGGATAAACAGGGCCAAACGGTAAGTGCCACCCCGGTCTTAAGCCTTTAACGAAAAAGTCAAGTGCACCAAATTGCACTAAGATGAAACCATAAAATAACATGGCATGAATGATCCCGCTCTTTTTATCTTTAAAGAGCTTCTTCTGTCCAAATACATAAACCCCGATTTTAACAAGACGATCTTTCACACGGTTATCGAATTCCACTTTTTTGCCAAGTTTTATATAAGCTATACGGGTCTTTATCAAGTAGACAAACAAACCGGCGGCGTAAGCGGTTACAAGCAGGAATGCAACTAAGTTGATCCACAGTAAACCATTCATTTCCATGCAGTCTTTCCCCCTCTTTAGTAAATTGCAAATGCCAGGTACCATTTTGGGAAATTTGGCATTTTTCTGAAATTTAATTAATTCCATTATATAATGAATGAGCATTCAGTCAACTTTTTTCTTTCTAAAACTATTTAATTTTTCTGGACCTTAATTATATAATTCGACAATTTCGTGTATTACCCTTCTGCATTCTAAAAAAATGAGGACCCTCTCCCCGCTTTTTAATGGTTACTAACAGGGAATTAGAGCCAAACTAAATATAATCATTTAGGGGGGATTTTTTTGAAGATAATCACTACGATTGCCTCTATATTTTTATTGATCTTCTCTTGGTGCTGGGTTGATCTTAAGGTAGGGCATAAGCGTTATTTGAAGCACGCAGCCAACATAAAATATCCGCCTCGGAACAGCGACATGACTGTATTCACATCAGGGAAAATCCTGTTTGATGATTACATGAAGGAAGTAAAGCAAGCTAAGGACTCCATCC
The DNA window shown above is from Peribacillus sp. FSL P2-0133 and carries:
- a CDS encoding (Fe-S)-binding protein, translating into MNGLLWINLVAFLLVTAYAAGLFVYLIKTRIAYIKLGKKVEFDNRVKDRLVKIGVYVFGQKKLFKDKKSGIIHAMLFYGFILVQFGALDFFVKGLRPGWHLPFGPVYPAFTFFQEIVTLTVLVAILWAAYRRYVEKLVRLKRDFKAGLVVIFITGIMITVLLGNGMGMIWHGHDATWSEPVASSIAFLFGWMGTTAATVVFYVAWWLHLLIILSFLVYIPQSKHAHLIAGPINVFLNRLDNPGKLKPVDLEEEVFDKEGNQYYGAKYIEDLTQYQMVDLYACVECGRCTNMCPATGTGKMLSPMDIIIKMRDHLTNTGAAVTTKQPWVPSFVFGNTKGNKIALAGAAQGAQESAAATEAYSPSLIGEVITEEELWACTTCRNCEDQCPVMNEHVDKIIDMRRYLVLTEGRLDPDAQRAMTNIERQGNPWGLNRKEREDWRSLREDVSVPTVKELKKADEEFEYLFWVGSMGSYDNRSQKIALSFAKLLNEAGIKFAILGNKEKNSGDTPRRLGNEFVFQELAMKNIEEFQKNEIKKIVTIDPHAYNIFKNEYPDFGLEAEVYHHTELLAKLVSEGRLVPQYPVNETITFHDSCYLGRYNEVYSPPREILQSIDGVKLIEMERNREKGMCCGAGGGLMWMEEETGNRINVARTEQALAVSPTVISSGCPYCLTMLSDGTKAKEVEENVKTYDVAELLEKAVIGENKSIAS